Genomic DNA from Dehalogenimonas lykanthroporepellens BL-DC-9:
GCAACGCTGCCGGGTGCACTTCATGCGCAATGCGCTGGCCAGAGTGCCGCGGGGCGCCCAGGCTATGGTATCTGCCGCTATCCGGACCATCTTCGCTCAACCTGACCGCGACAGCGCTTACAGCCAGCTCCGCCGGGTAGCCGATAACCTCAGACTCCGATTCGGTCCTGTGGCCGACCAATTGGAAGAGGCAGAACCGGATATCCTGGCCTATACCGCCTTCCCCCGGGAACACTGGCGGCAACTGTACTCTACCAATCCCCTGGAGAGACTGAACAAGGAAATCAAGCGCCGCAGTAATGTGGTCGGCATCTTTCCCAACAGCCAATCGGTAATCAGGCTGATTGGGGCGGTGTTAATGGAACAGCAGGACGAGTGGGAGGTCGGACGACGCTACTTTTCTTTGGATTCGATGAAGAAAACGCTGGAAGGGGCGCAGGAGGAACCCCTGATCATGGCTTTACCAGCTTGATTATTCGGGAAACCACCAATGATGAATTTACACCACTTGACGGGACACTACCGGCACAGATTGAATGATGCCCAAAATATATTGTATTTTATCTTGTCGGCGTGGAGTTATCCTGATAACATAAATACCGATGAAGTTTAAGCAGAAACTACTGAGCGCCGCCAGACAAAACCGTTCATGGCTTTGCATCGGGCTGGACCCTGATCCTGAAAAAATACCTCAAGGCTATGATACTCTGGATTTCTGTCGTCGCATAATCGATAAAACTCACGACCTGGTCTGTGCCTATAAACCCAACGTCGCCTTCTTTGAGACGCTTGGGGGCGATGCCTGGCCGACACTCAAGGGGGTTATCGACTATATCCCAGACGGTATTCCGGTCATCCTGGATGCCAAAAGAGGTGACATCGGCAATACCGCATCCGCCTATGCCCGTTCGGTTTTCGACATTCTGGGTGCCGATGCCGTAACCGTCAATCCCTACATGGGTAGGGATTCAGTCCAGCCATTTCTGGATTATTCCGACCGCGGTGTTTTCGTATTGTGCCGAACCTCCAATCCCGGTTCCTCTGATTTTCAATTGCTGACATGTGAAGGTAGGCCTCTATACCGTATTGTTGCTGAAAAAGCGTTAGGTTGGAGCCACTCCGGGAATCTGGGGTTGGTGGTCGGTGCCACCCAACCTGGGGAGCTGGGCATAATACGTCAGCTTTATCCGGATATTCCGTTGCTTATTCCCGGGATCGGCTCGCAGGGTGGTGATCTTGCCGAAACGGTCAGAAACGGGGCCGATCCCCGGGGAGAAATGGCGATTATCAATAGTTCCAGGCAGATAATCTACGCTTCATCCGGGAACGATTTTGCCGTGGCCGCCCGTCAGTCCGCCATTAATATCCGTGATGAAATCGCCAAAATTACCGGTGGTTGAGTGATACGATGGGATCGCGAGAGATAATTGAGTTTCGTATCGGTGATATACTGCGCCTGCGTAAACCGCACCCATGCGGCGGGATGGAATGGGTGGTTTATCGTCTTGGGGCCGACATCGGTGTCATGTGTACTACCTGTCAACGAAGATTGCTGGTGCCCAGGTCACAACTGGAAAAAAAGCTGAAATCATTCGTCGCTCGGGGAGGGGATTTGGGAGAGGCCGATTCTTCAGAGCGGCATGGTGAGATATGAAATTGACCAGGCATATTTCAGAATTACCTCCCACCACCATCGGCGGAGTTCCTTTTCACTGGGGTTGTAAAACTTATATCATGGGTGTACTCAACGTCACGCCCGATTCTTTTTCCGGTGACGGCTTGGCCGACGATATCGACGCCGCCGTTGTCCGGGCCAGGCAATTAGTTGATCAGGGCGCGGATATCATCGATGTCGGCGGGGAATCCACTCGCCCGGGCGCTCCCGAAGTCGGGGAAGATGAGGAAATCCATCGGGTGGTGCCGGTCATCGGACGTCTGAAAGCGGAATTAAATATTCCCGTCAGTGTCGATACTTACAAGCACAGGGTAGCTGAAGAAGCGGCATTGGCCGGAGCCGACATGATCAACGATGTCTGGGGTTTGAAAAGAGATGTGGGTGTCGCCCGGATAGCGGCTGAATATAACCTTCCACTGATTGTGACTGCTTCTCAACGTGACAGGCGGGTAAAAAACATAATTCCTGCGGTCTTACGACACCTGCGGTGGGCTATCGTAAAAGCAGAAGGTTTCGGAGTATCTCCTGATAATATTATCGTTGATCCCGGATTCGGATTCGGTAAATCGGTAGAACAGAATCTGGAAGTTGTCCGTCAACTTTTCCGTCTGAAGGTACTGGGCAAGCCGATATTGTTGGGGGCGTCACTGAAATCTACAATTGGCAGAGTCCTGGGGGATGTTCCGCCGTCCCAACGTCTGGAGGGCACACTGGCGGCACATGTCGTTGGTATCGTCGGAGGCGCCGACATCATCCGGGTGCATGACGTCGAAGCCCATGCCAGAGCGGCTCGGGTGACGGATGCCATCATGAGAGGTTGGGTCGATGACTGATGCGGATGAGCTGAAACTGACTTCAGCCACTACGGTTTATTTAAGTCTGGGCTCTAACATGGGCGACAGAGTCTTCAATCTGACCAGGGCTATAGACCTGCTCGGGCGGCCATTGAAGATTACTCGGATGTCCTCGGTTTTTGAAACTGCCCCGGTTGGGGTGCCGGAACAGGCTGATTTCCTCAATATGGTGATAGAGGCCCAGACCCATATCGCCCCCCCCGATCTGTTGCGGCTTATCAAGGGTGTGGAACAGGTTATTGGCCGGGGAAAAGCCGGGTCGGATGAACCCCGGGTTATCGACATCGATATCCTCCTCTATGGGGACAGACGGATCGATACCCCGGAACTGGTGATTCCTCACCCCCGTATGACCAAAAGGGCCTTCGTATTGGTCCCTTTGTGTGAATTGGCCCCTCGGTTGAAAGAACCAAAGAGCCGGAGAACAGTTGAAGCATTACTGGCTTCGCTGGGGGCGGTTCAGACAGTCAAATTATTCAGTGGAACACTAACTGTATGAAAATAGGCTTGTCTCTGTCTGGAGGGGCCGCCCGCGGTCTGGCTCACATCGGTGTCATCGAAGTACTCGAGGAACACGGTATTCCGGTCGACGTCATGACCGGCACCAGTATGGGAGCGATAATCGGGGCGGCTTATGCCGCTGGTCGAACCGCGGGTGAACTCAGGGCGGAAGCGCTGGAACTGGGTTGGGATAAGATGGCACCACTTATTGACATCAATCCGTTTCAGCCCAGCGGGATTTTTGGCATCAGGCGCGTTAAGCGGAAATTGAGAAGCCTCATGGGGGACCCTGATTTCACAGACCTCAAAAAACCCTTCGCCTGTGTGGCAACCGATATTTTTACCGGGGAAGCCGTGGTTCTATCCACTGGTAAGGTGGTGGACGCGGTTCTGGCCAGCATGGCTTTGCCATTGATTTTCAAGGTACCGAAAATGGGTCGCCGTTATCTGGTGGATGGCGGGATTACCAATCCGCTTCCGGCTGGAGTTTGTCGGGAAATGGGGGCGGAAAAAGTCATCGGGGTCAATGTTCTCAAGCACCTGGTCATGCCGGTCGATAAAAGAAGCGGAACCGGGGTTATTGCCCGGCCGC
This window encodes:
- a CDS encoding orotidine 5'-phosphate decarboxylase (TIGRFAM: orotidine 5'-phosphate decarboxylase~KEGG: dev:DhcVS_12 orotidine 5-prime-phosphate decarboxylase~PFAM: Orotidine 5'-phosphate decarboxylase), translated to MKFKQKLLSAARQNRSWLCIGLDPDPEKIPQGYDTLDFCRRIIDKTHDLVCAYKPNVAFFETLGGDAWPTLKGVIDYIPDGIPVILDAKRGDIGNTASAYARSVFDILGADAVTVNPYMGRDSVQPFLDYSDRGVFVLCRTSNPGSSDFQLLTCEGRPLYRIVAEKALGWSHSGNLGLVVGATQPGELGIIRQLYPDIPLLIPGIGSQGGDLAETVRNGADPRGEMAIINSSRQIIYASSGNDFAVAARQSAINIRDEIAKITGG
- a CDS encoding 2-amino-4-hydroxy-6-hydroxymethyldihydropteridine pyrophosphokinase (TIGRFAM: 2-amino-4-hydroxy-6-hydroxymethyldihydropteridine pyrophosphokinase~KEGG: det:DET1604 2-amino-4-hydroxy-6-hydroxymethyldihydropteridine pyrophosphokinase~PFAM: 78-dihydro-6-hydroxymethylpterin-pyrophosphokinase HPPK); amino-acid sequence: MTDADELKLTSATTVYLSLGSNMGDRVFNLTRAIDLLGRPLKITRMSSVFETAPVGVPEQADFLNMVIEAQTHIAPPDLLRLIKGVEQVIGRGKAGSDEPRVIDIDILLYGDRRIDTPELVIPHPRMTKRAFVLVPLCELAPRLKEPKSRRTVEALLASLGAVQTVKLFSGTLTV
- a CDS encoding Patatin (PFAM: Patatin~KEGG: det:DET0325 patatin-like phospholipase family protein) yields the protein MKIGLSLSGGAARGLAHIGVIEVLEEHGIPVDVMTGTSMGAIIGAAYAAGRTAGELRAEALELGWDKMAPLIDINPFQPSGIFGIRRVKRKLRSLMGDPDFTDLKKPFACVATDIFTGEAVVLSTGKVVDAVLASMALPLIFKVPKMGRRYLVDGGITNPLPAGVCREMGAEKVIGVNVLKHLVMPVDKRSGTGVIARPPNIFHVLSQVIYIASGHLAEAGAKESDVAIEPDMSGIHLADFHLAEKAIGCGRQATHQRLKELGHLVQ
- a CDS encoding dihydropteroate synthase (TIGRFAM: dihydropteroate synthase~KEGG: amt:Amet_2161 dihydropteroate synthase~PFAM: dihydropteroate synthase DHPS) is translated as MKLTRHISELPPTTIGGVPFHWGCKTYIMGVLNVTPDSFSGDGLADDIDAAVVRARQLVDQGADIIDVGGESTRPGAPEVGEDEEIHRVVPVIGRLKAELNIPVSVDTYKHRVAEEAALAGADMINDVWGLKRDVGVARIAAEYNLPLIVTASQRDRRVKNIIPAVLRHLRWAIVKAEGFGVSPDNIIVDPGFGFGKSVEQNLEVVRQLFRLKVLGKPILLGASLKSTIGRVLGDVPPSQRLEGTLAAHVVGIVGGADIIRVHDVEAHARAARVTDAIMRGWVDD
- a CDS encoding protein of unknown function DUF951 (PFAM: protein of unknown function DUF951~KEGG: sti:Sthe_0412 protein of unknown function DUF951), which gives rise to MGSREIIEFRIGDILRLRKPHPCGGMEWVVYRLGADIGVMCTTCQRRLLVPRSQLEKKLKSFVARGGDLGEADSSERHGEI